From Streptomyces sp. TLI_053, a single genomic window includes:
- a CDS encoding KR domain-containing protein: MTLKEPITLAEALAPPVVDYPQDGSVRPVRRHVWEPVETAALPPGAAPGLRGRSIAVVGGREATAAAVAAALTAAGAAVHRLAPPAEGQRGGFAEAAAALFAAAGRIDGIVDLNLEEPFDRSGPDGWEAPFRQTVAMLQACFADWITETDAVRLFYLPVTWLGGRMGFGADRVEQPLGGLWAGLAKGLPREVPNCNIRILDLTAEHSAEEIGELVSRELYRWGAFEIGHHGGRRYSLRARHAQPAPPVRALRPGDTVVMSGGGRGIGYALARSLAEEFGARVVVSGRGAVPDAAAVPALALDEREFRRYRDERLREAVAARRVPQVRGELEKLAQERELWANLARAREDGLRIDYVQCDITDPEQVARLVDEAGDRLAGVVHNAGVDVPVRLPGKTEQIVSLVVRVKVGGFLNLLRAVADRPPLAFFCSVGSLTGRWGGMVGQLDYGAANEALSRLGLWASQDGEQSGRVRRTPVSTVCWPTWERLGMITNYEATLRYMSAVDVREGLYHWKRELFSGGSGESTFIGDVGPAMLPSVLRGYQQDTGLPGIERLAASRYYLGEPLDFRPYAALTTEHLLTAGELPCCDDFRVGGEPALPVSLCLEYLRAAGDWVLPENGDQLRFAELRDLEVDLAELTVGPGRRTAVLTRHAEGRWSPDGDWRVAVTLEREGRRLAGAELVYRAGEVPSERAVLPPTGALGAEDVAPPAPGGALAWSGHAFRLAAWQRDAVGGRLYGRAEPGRTADLLLASPAPGSALPLHQLENLLRAAWLARADTSSAGPVRRLTVERLSVAPSAGEGTVLLVGTPDGRDWTGYHPVELFEPCPVVLRVTGLRHH; the protein is encoded by the coding sequence ATGACACTCAAGGAACCGATCACCCTCGCGGAGGCCCTCGCCCCGCCGGTGGTGGACTACCCGCAGGACGGATCGGTGCGCCCGGTGCGGCGCCACGTGTGGGAGCCGGTGGAGACCGCCGCCCTCCCGCCGGGCGCCGCCCCCGGGCTGCGCGGGCGCTCGATCGCGGTGGTCGGTGGCCGGGAGGCCACCGCCGCCGCGGTCGCCGCGGCGCTCACCGCGGCCGGGGCGGCGGTGCACCGGCTCGCGCCGCCCGCCGAGGGGCAGCGCGGCGGCTTCGCCGAGGCCGCGGCGGCCCTGTTCGCCGCGGCCGGGCGGATCGACGGGATCGTCGACCTCAACCTCGAGGAGCCCTTCGACCGCAGCGGCCCGGACGGCTGGGAGGCACCGTTCCGGCAGACGGTCGCGATGCTCCAGGCCTGCTTCGCGGACTGGATCACCGAGACCGACGCGGTGCGGCTGTTCTACCTCCCGGTCACCTGGCTGGGCGGTCGGATGGGCTTCGGCGCGGACCGGGTCGAACAGCCGCTCGGCGGTCTGTGGGCGGGGCTCGCCAAGGGCCTGCCCCGGGAGGTCCCGAACTGCAACATCAGGATCCTCGACCTCACCGCCGAGCACTCCGCGGAGGAGATCGGCGAGCTGGTGAGCCGGGAGCTCTACCGCTGGGGCGCGTTCGAGATCGGCCACCACGGCGGCCGCCGCTACAGCCTGCGGGCCCGCCACGCCCAGCCCGCCCCGCCGGTCCGCGCGCTGCGGCCCGGCGACACGGTGGTGATGTCCGGCGGCGGGCGCGGCATCGGCTACGCGCTGGCCCGTTCGCTCGCCGAGGAGTTCGGCGCGCGGGTGGTGGTGAGCGGTCGCGGCGCGGTGCCCGACGCGGCGGCCGTCCCGGCACTGGCCCTCGACGAGCGGGAGTTCCGGCGGTACCGGGACGAGCGGCTGCGGGAGGCCGTGGCCGCACGCCGGGTGCCGCAGGTCCGCGGCGAGCTGGAGAAGCTGGCCCAGGAGCGGGAGCTGTGGGCCAACCTCGCGCGGGCCCGCGAGGACGGTCTGCGGATCGACTACGTGCAGTGCGACATCACCGACCCCGAGCAGGTCGCCCGGCTGGTCGACGAGGCCGGCGACCGGCTGGCGGGCGTCGTCCACAACGCGGGCGTGGACGTACCGGTGCGGCTGCCGGGCAAGACCGAGCAGATCGTCTCGCTGGTCGTCCGGGTCAAGGTCGGGGGCTTCCTCAACCTGCTGCGCGCGGTGGCGGACCGGCCGCCGCTGGCGTTCTTCTGCAGCGTCGGCTCGCTGACCGGCCGCTGGGGCGGCATGGTCGGCCAGCTCGACTACGGTGCCGCCAACGAGGCGCTGAGCCGGCTCGGGCTGTGGGCCTCGCAGGACGGCGAGCAGTCCGGCCGGGTCCGGCGGACGCCGGTCTCCACGGTCTGCTGGCCGACCTGGGAACGCCTCGGGATGATCACCAACTACGAGGCCACGCTGCGCTACATGTCGGCGGTGGACGTCCGCGAGGGCCTGTACCACTGGAAGCGGGAACTGTTCTCCGGCGGCAGCGGCGAGTCGACGTTCATCGGCGACGTCGGTCCGGCGATGCTGCCGTCCGTGCTGCGCGGCTACCAGCAGGACACCGGGCTGCCCGGGATCGAGCGGCTCGCCGCGAGCCGCTACTACCTGGGCGAGCCGCTGGACTTCCGGCCGTACGCCGCGCTGACCACGGAGCACCTGCTGACGGCCGGGGAACTGCCGTGCTGCGACGACTTCCGGGTCGGCGGCGAGCCGGCGCTTCCGGTCTCGCTCTGCCTGGAGTACCTGCGGGCGGCCGGCGACTGGGTGCTGCCGGAGAACGGGGACCAGCTGCGGTTCGCCGAACTCCGGGACCTGGAGGTGGACCTGGCGGAGTTGACGGTCGGCCCCGGGCGGCGGACGGCGGTGCTGACCCGGCACGCCGAGGGCCGCTGGTCGCCGGACGGCGACTGGCGGGTCGCGGTCACCCTGGAGCGGGAGGGCCGGCGGCTGGCCGGCGCCGAACTGGTCTACCGGGCCGGTGAGGTGCCGTCGGAGCGGGCGGTGCTGCCGCCGACCGGGGCACTGGGCGCGGAGGACGTGGCCCCGCCCGCGCCGGGCGGCGCGCTCGCCTGGAGCGGGCACGCCTTCCGGCTGGCCGCCTGGCAGCGGGACGCGGTGGGCGGCCGGCTGTACGGGCGCGCGGAGCCGGGGCGGACGGCCGATCTGCTGCTGGCCTCGCCGGCGCCGGGTTCGGCCCTTCCGCTCCACCAGTTGGAGAACCTGCTGCGGGCCGCGTGGCTCGCCCGGGCCGACACCTCCTCGGCCGGGCCGGTCCGCCGCCTCACAGTGGAGCGGCTGTCCGTCGCGCCGTCGGCCGGGGAGGGCACCGTCCTGCTGGTCGGCACCCCGGACGGCCGCGACTGGACCGGCTACCACCCGGTCGAACTCTTCGAACCGTGCCCGGTGGTGCTCCGGGTGACCGGCCTGCGCCACCACTGA